A section of the Arcobacter roscoffensis genome encodes:
- a CDS encoding GntR family transcriptional regulator — MKKKLKRDKNKTMTEQVYEKLEDLIVFCEIEPGTVLTESEISEMIGAGRTPVREALRMLANESLVNVSRIGVLIPEISGSTHLQILEVRRAILKLCIEKAIDRLTEIDKKAIQELLDILAQKDDIEFLYWLKKRNKVLAKCTKNQFIFDELRKVQGLSHRFWYFYAKKEDHKKGQELHKYILEKVLEQDKEKAQLAVDDLIDYLELFTRKNLI, encoded by the coding sequence ATGAAAAAGAAATTAAAACGAGATAAAAATAAAACAATGACAGAACAAGTTTATGAAAAGCTTGAAGACCTTATTGTTTTTTGTGAAATAGAACCAGGTACTGTACTAACAGAATCAGAAATATCAGAAATGATTGGTGCAGGAAGAACTCCTGTTCGTGAAGCTTTAAGAATGTTAGCAAATGAGTCATTAGTAAATGTTTCAAGAATAGGGGTTTTAATACCTGAAATAAGTGGTTCTACACATCTCCAAATACTAGAAGTAAGAAGAGCTATTTTAAAATTATGTATAGAAAAAGCTATTGATAGATTAACTGAAATTGATAAAAAAGCCATACAAGAACTGCTAGATATTTTAGCTCAAAAAGATGATATCGAGTTTTTATATTGGCTAAAAAAAAGAAATAAAGTACTTGCAAAGTGTACAAAAAATCAGTTTATTTTTGATGAACTAAGAAAAGTACAAGGTTTATCTCATAGATTTTGGTACTTTTATGCTAAAAAAGAAGATCATAAAAAAGGTCAAGAATTACATAAGTATATACTTGAAAAAGTTTTAGAACAAGACAAGGAAAAAGCACAATTAGCAGTTGATGACTTAATTGATTACTTAGAACTTTTCACAAGAAAAAATTTAATATAA
- a CDS encoding FdhF/YdeP family oxidoreductase: MENQHLNVKTAGGWGALISSGKFLMREGFFKGSKTLFSLNQVKGFDCPGCAWPDPSDGERSITEFCENGVKAIAFETTKRRASKELFEEKTVSQLNEYDVYTITNQGRLTEPFYYNKQKDKYEPISWDSAFEIVAKHLQALNNPDDAIFYTSGRTSNEAAFLYQLMGRMLGTNNFPDCSNMCHESSGVGMGESVGIGKGTVSLEDFDKAELIMIFGQNPGTNHPRMLSELQKANKRGAKIISINPLKESGLVSFTHPQDVGQMLTNKATPISSHYYQVKMGSDMALIQAIIKYILENDEASLDKDFINEHTAGFDEYKNEILQKDWKSLVEETSLQEEEIIEIAKLYASSKKTICCWAMGLTQHQHGVATIEEVMNLLLIKGNIGKEGAGACPVRGHSNVQGDRTVGISEAPKEDFLKKIDSVFDIVSPRSHGYDVVHAIKAMHKEKNKVFIGLGGNFADAAPDTKVTYEALESCALTVHISTHLNKSHLVCGKEALILPCLGRTELDIQQNGVQSVTVEDSMSMVHASKGSNIPASRDLKSEPAIIAGIANATFGNEKVDFLDLITDYNKIREKIEEVLPLFTSYNEVMENKDSLELYNSAKNRVWETSTKKANFIVNKTPDLKIEDEHLILMTMRSHDQFNTTVYDTNDRYRGIKNKRKIIFLNEKDIARLGFKNGDLVNIQSHAKDNIKRELYGFEIVAYDIKEGCSAAYFPEATPLVSINHFDNKSFTPSYKFIDITLHKV; the protein is encoded by the coding sequence ATGGAAAATCAACATTTAAATGTAAAAACTGCTGGAGGATGGGGTGCTCTTATTTCCTCTGGTAAGTTTTTGATGAGAGAAGGATTTTTTAAAGGTTCAAAAACTCTTTTTAGTCTTAACCAAGTAAAAGGTTTTGATTGTCCTGGCTGTGCTTGGCCTGATCCAAGTGATGGTGAACGTTCAATAACAGAGTTTTGTGAAAATGGTGTAAAAGCAATTGCTTTTGAAACAACAAAAAGAAGAGCTTCAAAAGAGCTTTTTGAAGAGAAAACAGTATCCCAATTAAATGAGTATGACGTATATACTATTACAAATCAAGGTCGATTAACTGAACCTTTTTATTATAATAAGCAAAAAGATAAATATGAGCCTATTTCTTGGGATAGTGCTTTTGAAATAGTTGCAAAACATTTACAAGCTTTAAATAATCCTGATGATGCAATATTTTATACATCAGGAAGAACATCAAATGAAGCTGCATTTTTATATCAACTTATGGGAAGAATGTTAGGAACTAATAACTTCCCTGATTGCTCAAATATGTGTCATGAAAGTTCTGGTGTAGGAATGGGTGAGTCTGTTGGAATTGGAAAAGGTACTGTATCTTTAGAAGATTTTGATAAAGCTGAGTTAATCATGATTTTTGGGCAAAACCCAGGAACAAACCATCCTAGAATGTTAAGTGAATTACAAAAAGCAAATAAAAGAGGTGCGAAGATAATATCTATCAATCCTTTAAAAGAGTCTGGTTTAGTATCTTTTACTCATCCTCAAGATGTAGGACAAATGCTAACAAATAAAGCAACTCCAATTTCAAGTCATTATTATCAAGTAAAAATGGGTAGTGATATGGCTTTGATTCAAGCTATTATCAAGTACATTTTAGAAAATGATGAAGCTTCTTTGGATAAAGATTTTATAAATGAGCATACAGCAGGTTTTGATGAGTATAAAAATGAAATACTACAAAAAGACTGGAAAAGTTTAGTTGAAGAAACATCGCTTCAAGAAGAAGAGATTATTGAAATTGCTAAACTTTACGCAAGTTCTAAAAAAACTATTTGTTGTTGGGCTATGGGTTTAACTCAACATCAACATGGCGTTGCAACTATTGAAGAAGTTATGAATTTATTACTTATAAAAGGTAATATTGGAAAAGAAGGTGCTGGTGCTTGTCCTGTTAGAGGTCATAGTAATGTTCAAGGTGATAGAACTGTAGGAATTAGTGAAGCACCTAAAGAGGATTTCCTAAAAAAGATTGATAGTGTATTTGATATTGTAAGTCCTAGAAGTCATGGTTATGATGTTGTTCATGCAATAAAAGCTATGCATAAAGAAAAAAATAAAGTATTTATAGGACTTGGTGGAAATTTTGCAGATGCAGCTCCTGATACGAAAGTAACTTATGAAGCTTTAGAATCTTGTGCTTTAACTGTTCATATTTCTACACATTTAAATAAAAGTCATTTAGTATGTGGAAAAGAAGCTTTAATTTTACCTTGTCTTGGAAGAACAGAGTTAGATATACAACAAAATGGAGTGCAAAGTGTAACTGTAGAAGACTCTATGAGTATGGTTCATGCGTCAAAAGGTAGTAATATTCCAGCTTCACGAGATTTAAAATCAGAACCTGCAATAATTGCAGGAATAGCAAATGCAACTTTTGGAAATGAAAAAGTTGATTTTTTAGATTTGATTACAGATTATAATAAGATTAGAGAAAAAATTGAAGAAGTACTGCCTTTATTTACTTCATACAATGAAGTTATGGAAAATAAAGATAGCTTAGAGTTATATAATAGTGCTAAAAATAGAGTTTGGGAAACAAGTACAAAAAAAGCAAATTTTATTGTAAATAAAACACCTGATTTAAAAATAGAAGATGAACATCTTATTTTAATGACGATGAGGTCTCATGATCAGTTTAATACAACTGTATATGATACAAATGATAGATATAGAGGGATAAAAAACAAAAGAAAAATCATCTTTTTAAATGAAAAAGATATAGCTAGATTAGGCTTTAAAAATGGCGATTTAGTAAATATTCAATCTCATGCTAAAGATAATATAAAAAGAGAACTTTATGGATTTGAAATAGTAGCTTATGATATAAAAGAGGGATGTTCAGCAGCTTATTTCCCTGAGGCTACACCTTTGGTTTCTATAAATCATTTTGATAATAAAAGTTTTACTCCTTCATATAAGTTTATTGATATTACATTACATAAAGTTTAA
- a CDS encoding BCCT family transporter, whose amino-acid sequence MEISDIIEKEETLKESDQGNHKVDKLALVLSSGFLMAFVVLALVDSKLLSAVVNGGFAWSTKFFGAYWQFLLLATFLIGIGLTLGRTGSVVLGNTDKTEMSTFQWIAIIMCTLLAGGGVFWAAGEPIAHFVSPPPLYGAETDLFQKAVNALSQSFMHWGFLAWAILGTLTAIVLSHLHYDKGLPLKPRTLLYPVFGDKVIYGPLGSVVDAFCIVAVAAGTIGPIGFLGLQISYALNALFGIADGFTTQMTIIIIAIIIYTISALTGLTKGIQILSRWNIILAIALMFFILIFGPTAFIIDSYIQGVGSAIQNFLPMATFRGDTGWLSWWTVFFWGWFLGYGPLMAIFIARISRGRTIRMLILAVSIFAPLITMFWFTIVGGAGLSFEIAQPGVISEAFKGFNLPASLLAITQSLPLPMVTSILFLILTTVFIVTTGDSMTYTMSVVVSGSTEPSPYLRMFWGVLMGVLAIILISIGSGGISALQSFIVITAVPVSLVLLPALWSAPQIAIKMADEQGLK is encoded by the coding sequence ATGGAAATATCTGACATTATAGAAAAAGAAGAGACTTTAAAAGAATCAGATCAAGGCAATCATAAAGTTGATAAATTGGCTTTAGTTCTTAGTAGTGGATTTTTAATGGCCTTTGTTGTTTTAGCCTTAGTTGATTCAAAATTATTAAGTGCTGTTGTAAATGGTGGATTCGCTTGGTCAACTAAGTTTTTTGGAGCATATTGGCAATTCTTATTATTAGCAACCTTCCTAATAGGTATTGGACTTACTTTAGGAAGAACTGGTTCAGTAGTACTTGGTAATACGGATAAAACTGAGATGAGTACTTTCCAATGGATTGCAATAATTATGTGTACATTACTAGCAGGTGGTGGAGTTTTTTGGGCAGCAGGTGAACCTATTGCACACTTTGTTTCTCCTCCTCCATTATATGGTGCCGAAACTGATTTATTCCAAAAAGCTGTAAATGCATTATCTCAATCATTTATGCACTGGGGATTCTTAGCATGGGCAATATTAGGAACATTAACGGCAATTGTATTATCTCATTTGCATTATGATAAAGGTTTACCTTTAAAACCTAGAACATTACTTTATCCTGTATTTGGTGATAAAGTTATTTATGGACCATTAGGTTCTGTTGTTGATGCATTTTGTATTGTTGCAGTTGCAGCAGGAACAATTGGGCCAATTGGTTTCTTAGGGTTACAAATTTCATATGCCTTGAATGCATTATTTGGAATTGCAGATGGTTTTACAACACAAATGACTATTATTATAATAGCAATTATAATCTATACTATTTCCGCATTAACTGGATTAACAAAAGGTATTCAGATTTTATCTAGATGGAATATTATTTTAGCAATTGCTTTAATGTTTTTTATCTTAATCTTTGGACCAACTGCATTTATCATTGATTCATATATTCAAGGTGTAGGTTCAGCTATTCAAAACTTCCTTCCTATGGCAACATTTAGAGGTGATACTGGATGGTTAAGTTGGTGGACAGTGTTCTTCTGGGGATGGTTCTTAGGATATGGTCCTTTAATGGCTATTTTCATTGCAAGAATTTCTAGAGGAAGAACAATTAGAATGTTAATTTTAGCAGTGAGTATTTTTGCACCTCTAATTACAATGTTTTGGTTTACTATCGTAGGTGGTGCTGGATTATCATTTGAAATTGCTCAACCAGGTGTTATTAGTGAAGCATTTAAAGGTTTTAATTTGCCTGCATCATTATTAGCAATTACTCAATCATTACCACTACCAATGGTTACTTCAATACTGTTCTTAATTTTAACTACAGTATTTATCGTAACTACTGGGGATTCAATGACATATACAATGAGTGTTGTTGTAAGTGGAAGTACTGAGCCTAGTCCATACTTAAGAATGTTCTGGGGAGTTTTAATGGGTGTATTAGCAATTATATTAATATCAATTGGATCAGGTGGTATCTCGGCATTACAATCATTTATTGTAATTACAGCAGTGCCAGTGTCACTTGTATTATTACCAGCACTATGGAGTGCACCACAAATAGCTATCAAAATGGCAGATGAACAGGGTTTAAAATAG
- a CDS encoding DUF3726 domain-containing protein — protein sequence MSKNINNTQKPLLRDPSVVMDLKRMGAMHQSRISFTRTLIRKMANENWTITNTKWDLCKDGYGTAIYELKTPNNTYNVVIFSNHIKDEERNDRVIAEKWDTTFTLIKGDVSNKLLEVLKSNVPLQEAGRNTNRAFVLARANKSVRVFDHVINSLASGEQPNIEEVAKVGYILRTTAVYGSGKFGINDYVALESNPDFSQSFSAEMCAVYILRQFSLDWANYIAKNKGGDKAVTLDKDIQRFLGIGNATGLGMAPYLIRHPKVVDNWLYQREQALGKVSLEEITQEKAQELVGYLNRAITHLEDVVTINENQKKLNIQAAIELPSIIDSTKKLIGSTFKELIESSTNASYEAQEVLISSIIELYPELVDCHQNHMRVDEQPLELAGVKIKALKEKIKSHYSWALNYDFSTEKSTYWFWYVSEDKGEPRLGVRNVDKGHELELPLDIARRVTNLNAALENVEDDEAVTKYLLENPQYSAIVRRVWTMGACQMGEIQANVLDEDFLPMDLLRAKLAMFGATKFDPRSDRWVQVTFFQSAPLANEIHNGEWLFPQIPKSKDDRLNIEEGKISVSRTELRTMCSNAFNGLKRDSGEADIISKMVVDTEMVGLDGVKHYANALKFLKDSNKTALNISSEDSHIIVDLNNDTILGHIQILIAYALEFIPNNDTVTLEIKNCHNRWLVFPQALRIAKKGLSARFSWDNSSNDKSISYLIGANEEFPEVCISSSNGFNKRTLFIEISTKDIKTKCDSSELISSKQLKKAFNDASENGLVINLEDWNALKEVAKAIYVESSESSRNDAGGVVES from the coding sequence ATGAGTAAAAATATTAATAACACACAAAAACCATTATTAAGAGATCCAAGTGTAGTAATGGATTTAAAAAGAATGGGTGCAATGCACCAATCTAGAATCAGTTTTACAAGAACATTAATAAGAAAAATGGCAAATGAAAACTGGACAATAACAAATACAAAATGGGATTTATGTAAAGATGGATATGGAACAGCTATCTATGAACTTAAAACACCAAATAATACATACAATGTAGTGATTTTTTCTAATCATATTAAAGATGAAGAAAGAAATGATAGGGTAATTGCAGAAAAATGGGATACAACTTTTACATTAATTAAGGGTGATGTTAGTAATAAGTTACTAGAAGTACTTAAAAGTAACGTTCCTTTACAAGAAGCAGGTAGAAATACTAATAGAGCTTTTGTATTAGCAAGAGCTAATAAATCTGTTAGAGTGTTTGATCATGTAATTAATTCTTTAGCCTCAGGTGAACAACCAAATATTGAAGAGGTTGCTAAGGTTGGTTACATCCTTAGAACTACTGCTGTATATGGTAGTGGAAAGTTTGGAATTAATGATTATGTTGCACTAGAAAGTAACCCTGATTTTTCTCAATCTTTTAGTGCAGAGATGTGCGCTGTATATATCTTAAGACAGTTTTCTTTAGATTGGGCTAATTATATTGCTAAAAATAAAGGCGGTGATAAAGCCGTGACTTTAGATAAAGATATTCAAAGATTTTTAGGAATAGGAAATGCAACAGGTTTAGGTATGGCTCCTTATTTAATAAGACATCCAAAAGTTGTTGATAATTGGTTATATCAAAGAGAACAAGCATTAGGAAAAGTATCATTAGAAGAAATTACTCAAGAAAAAGCTCAAGAATTAGTTGGATATTTAAATAGAGCTATTACTCATTTAGAAGATGTGGTAACAATAAATGAAAATCAAAAAAAACTAAATATTCAAGCGGCAATAGAACTTCCATCAATTATAGATTCTACTAAAAAGTTAATTGGAAGTACTTTCAAAGAATTAATTGAAAGTTCAACAAATGCTTCTTATGAAGCTCAAGAAGTTTTAATCTCTTCTATAATTGAATTATATCCAGAACTTGTAGATTGTCATCAAAATCATATGAGGGTAGATGAACAGCCTTTAGAGTTAGCAGGTGTAAAAATCAAAGCTTTAAAAGAGAAAATAAAATCTCATTATTCATGGGCTTTAAATTATGACTTCTCAACTGAAAAAAGTACCTATTGGTTTTGGTATGTTTCAGAAGACAAGGGTGAACCAAGACTTGGTGTTAGAAATGTAGATAAAGGACATGAATTAGAGCTTCCTTTAGATATTGCAAGAAGAGTTACTAATTTAAATGCAGCCTTAGAAAATGTAGAAGATGATGAGGCAGTAACTAAGTATTTACTTGAAAACCCTCAATATTCTGCAATTGTAAGAAGAGTTTGGACTATGGGTGCTTGTCAAATGGGTGAGATTCAAGCAAATGTTTTAGATGAAGATTTTCTACCTATGGATTTACTTAGAGCAAAACTTGCTATGTTTGGAGCTACTAAATTTGATCCAAGATCTGATAGATGGGTTCAAGTTACATTTTTCCAAAGTGCACCTTTAGCAAATGAAATTCATAATGGTGAGTGGTTATTCCCACAAATTCCAAAAAGTAAAGATGATAGATTAAATATCGAAGAGGGAAAAATATCTGTTTCAAGAACAGAGTTAAGAACTATGTGTAGTAATGCTTTTAATGGATTAAAAAGAGATTCAGGTGAAGCTGACATAATCTCTAAAATGGTTGTAGATACTGAAATGGTTGGATTAGACGGTGTAAAACATTACGCAAATGCTTTAAAATTTTTAAAAGATAGTAATAAGACAGCATTAAATATTAGCTCAGAAGATTCTCATATTATAGTAGATTTAAATAATGATACTATTTTAGGACATATTCAAATTTTAATAGCATATGCTTTAGAATTTATACCAAATAATGATACCGTAACATTGGAGATTAAAAACTGTCATAATAGATGGTTAGTATTCCCTCAGGCTCTTAGAATTGCTAAAAAAGGTCTAAGTGCTAGATTCTCATGGGATAATTCATCTAATGATAAAAGTATTTCTTACTTAATTGGTGCAAATGAAGAATTTCCAGAGGTTTGTATTTCTTCAAGTAACGGTTTTAATAAAAGAACACTGTTTATTGAAATCAGTACTAAAGATATAAAGACTAAATGTGATAGTTCAGAATTAATCAGCTCAAAACAATTGAAAAAAGCATTTAACGATGCTTCTGAAAATGGTCTTGTGATTAATTTAGAGGATTGGAATGCTCTTAAAGAAGTAGCAAAAGCAATTTATGTTGAGTCTAGTGAAAGCTCAAGAAACGATGCCGGTGGGGTAGTAGAGAGTTAA
- a CDS encoding bifunctional diguanylate cyclase/phosphodiesterase: MIISSILKPFNKSIKNRVVLQVSGLIATAIILMITMVSFMMVNNINTELNKLLKNKTLDSQKRLEQRLSYLIESSIILSKNELIINSLIDKQTKEKVLNILVKNYMQDKSVVSLSVVDFDGNAIFKSLKKIPKYNSSTKLRATLALGEITTYIKNDTNNIVVIVPISYYNTTQGALITVFDLNAIGKNITLKNNTYDYLKLKHLDNMIFSYNYQDDTKYYSYVTKSHNNNYYIKKLGIDVELGTQSSKYEEPIKEALIRLISIGILFILAGLLISQVLAKEITEPILRLYHKVKSSNKDTLCSPIGTNDELEQLAQAFDEKSLKLQYQVEHDSLTDLPNRVLLLDRINQAIKHSNNINKKLVIFFIDLDHFKEINDSLGHTTGDELLKKVSIILTNITKEHTNTVARLGGDEFVVFVENISTNEQIIDIAQNIMDSFSLSKIINGYELFISCSIGVSVFPEDGKTTEALIKNADAAMYKAKELGRNNYQFYSKEMTKKAMERVEIEKELRNAIQNEEFEVHFQPQISIKNESIIGVEALVRWMHPQKGMISPIKFIPLAEEIGVIESIDKIVMKKAMKSFVEIKQKGFDLGTLSLNVSMLQINKDNNFIKDLKQIIEDTKIDTTKIIIEITETQVMKDINKTIKILEEIRSLGMKIAIDDFGTGQSSLSYLKKLPINKIKIDQSFIRDLPQDKDDYELTKAIIAIAKSMNMNLIAEGVETKEQAELLLEEGCFEAQGYYYYKPLGIKALKQVIGLS; encoded by the coding sequence ATGATTATATCAAGTATCTTAAAACCATTTAACAAAAGTATTAAAAATAGAGTTGTACTTCAAGTCTCAGGACTTATTGCAACAGCTATTATACTTATGATTACAATGGTTAGTTTTATGATGGTAAATAATATTAATACTGAACTTAATAAACTACTAAAAAATAAAACCCTTGATTCTCAAAAAAGATTAGAACAAAGACTATCTTACTTAATTGAAAGTTCAATAATTTTATCAAAAAATGAACTTATTATAAACTCACTAATTGATAAACAAACAAAAGAAAAAGTTCTTAATATTTTAGTTAAAAACTATATGCAAGACAAAAGTGTAGTATCTTTAAGTGTAGTTGATTTTGATGGTAATGCAATATTTAAAAGCCTTAAAAAGATACCAAAATATAATAGTTCTACAAAGTTAAGAGCAACTCTAGCTTTAGGAGAGATAACTACATACATAAAGAATGACACAAATAATATTGTAGTGATTGTTCCTATTTCTTACTATAATACAACACAGGGTGCTTTAATAACTGTATTTGATTTAAATGCAATTGGGAAAAATATTACACTTAAAAACAATACCTATGACTATTTAAAACTAAAACACTTAGATAATATGATTTTTTCCTACAATTATCAAGATGATACAAAATACTATAGTTATGTTACAAAATCTCATAATAATAATTATTATATAAAAAAGTTAGGAATTGACGTTGAGCTTGGAACACAAAGTTCTAAGTATGAAGAACCAATAAAAGAAGCTCTTATCAGACTTATAAGTATTGGTATATTATTTATTCTAGCAGGACTTTTAATATCACAAGTGCTTGCAAAGGAGATAACAGAACCTATTTTAAGACTATATCACAAAGTTAAGTCTTCAAACAAAGATACACTTTGTAGTCCAATAGGTACAAATGATGAACTAGAACAACTTGCACAGGCCTTTGATGAGAAGTCTTTAAAACTTCAGTATCAAGTAGAACATGATAGTCTTACAGACCTTCCAAATAGGGTTTTGCTACTTGATAGAATAAATCAAGCAATTAAACACTCAAATAATATCAATAAAAAACTTGTGATATTTTTTATTGACTTAGACCACTTTAAAGAAATAAATGATTCCCTAGGACATACAACAGGAGATGAACTTCTAAAAAAAGTATCTATTATTTTAACTAATATTACAAAAGAACATACTAATACAGTAGCAAGATTAGGAGGTGATGAGTTTGTAGTTTTTGTTGAAAATATTTCTACAAATGAACAAATTATAGATATAGCTCAAAATATTATGGACTCATTTTCTTTATCCAAAATCATAAATGGCTATGAACTATTTATCTCATGTAGTATAGGTGTAAGTGTATTTCCAGAAGATGGAAAAACAACAGAAGCCTTAATAAAAAATGCTGATGCTGCTATGTATAAGGCAAAAGAACTTGGAAGAAACAACTATCAATTTTATTCAAAAGAAATGACAAAAAAAGCTATGGAGAGAGTTGAGATAGAAAAAGAACTTAGAAATGCTATTCAAAATGAAGAGTTTGAAGTACATTTTCAACCACAGATTAGTATAAAAAATGAATCCATCATAGGAGTTGAAGCTTTAGTTAGATGGATGCATCCACAAAAAGGTATGATCTCTCCTATTAAATTTATTCCACTTGCAGAAGAAATAGGAGTAATTGAATCCATTGATAAAATTGTAATGAAAAAAGCAATGAAAAGTTTTGTTGAGATAAAACAAAAAGGCTTTGATTTAGGGACTTTGTCTTTAAATGTCTCAATGCTTCAAATAAATAAAGACAATAACTTTATAAAAGACCTAAAACAAATCATAGAAGACACGAAAATAGATACCACTAAGATTATAATAGAAATAACAGAAACACAAGTAATGAAAGATATTAATAAAACGATTAAAATCCTAGAAGAGATTAGAAGTTTAGGAATGAAAATAGCAATAGATGATTTTGGAACAGGTCAATCTTCTCTTTCTTATCTAAAAAAACTTCCAATAAATAAAATAAAAATAGACCAATCTTTTATTAGAGATTTACCACAAGATAAAGATGACTATGAACTAACAAAAGCAATCATAGCTATAGCAAAAAGTATGAATATGAATTTAATAGCTGAGGGAGTTGAAACAAAAGAGCAAGCAGAACTTCTTCTAGAAGAAGGCTGCTTTGAAGCTCAAGGGTATTACTATTATAAGCCTTTAGGAATAAAAGCCTTAAAACAAGTTATTGGATTAAGCTAA
- a CDS encoding winged helix-turn-helix domain-containing protein: MNKSNLINNGIEFNKNDEENIVNIKIPLNLENQKIIDWFCKEFKKFELKHICDDWILDEENSAVISPNKTFFLTKRELTFFKLLIKNKIVTYEQMNWFIWNGEFASENAVKGFVKNFKKKIPPCILKNLKGIGYRLIDDINV; the protein is encoded by the coding sequence ATGAATAAGTCTAATCTTATAAATAACGGAATAGAGTTTAACAAAAACGATGAAGAAAATATTGTAAATATAAAAATACCTTTAAACCTAGAAAACCAAAAAATAATAGATTGGTTTTGTAAAGAGTTTAAAAAGTTTGAATTAAAGCATATATGTGATGATTGGATTTTAGATGAAGAAAATAGTGCAGTTATAAGTCCTAATAAGACTTTTTTTTTAACAAAAAGAGAGTTGACTTTTTTCAAGTTATTAATCAAAAATAAGATTGTTACATATGAGCAAATGAATTGGTTTATTTGGAATGGTGAGTTTGCTAGTGAAAATGCAGTAAAAGGCTTTGTAAAAAACTTTAAGAAAAAGATACCTCCTTGTATTTTAAAGAACTTAAAAGGTATTGGATATAGACTAATTGACGATATAAATGTGTAG
- a CDS encoding membrane dipeptidase, whose amino-acid sequence MYKDQIIIDGLQYCKWDRDYFLSLQKSGITAVHVTLVYHEMARETLTRFAQWNKYFEQNSDLIMPVMNMEDVHKAKSTGKVGIFFGAQNCSPIDDEIGLIEVMRKQGLLIMQLTYNNQSLLATGCYEQNDSGITRFGKQAIEEMNRVGMIVDMSHSAERSTLEAIDISSRPICISHANPTFAHDALRNKSNEVIKSLASRGGLLGFSLYPFHLPNGSACTLDDFCEMIAKTADLVGVDHLGIGSDLCLNQPQEVLEWMRNGKWSKAMDYGEGNASNSGWPDDLSWFKDELGMENIYNGLLKYGFKEKEANQILGGNWYSFLKDGLEPKS is encoded by the coding sequence ATGTATAAAGATCAAATTATTATTGATGGTTTACAGTATTGTAAATGGGACAGAGACTATTTCCTTTCACTTCAAAAAAGTGGAATAACTGCTGTTCATGTTACTCTTGTTTACCATGAAATGGCGAGAGAAACTCTAACAAGATTTGCTCAATGGAATAAGTATTTTGAACAAAATAGTGATTTGATTATGCCAGTAATGAACATGGAAGATGTTCATAAGGCAAAATCTACTGGAAAAGTAGGTATCTTCTTTGGAGCGCAGAATTGCTCTCCAATAGATGATGAAATAGGTTTAATTGAAGTAATGAGAAAACAAGGTTTACTTATTATGCAGTTAACTTATAATAATCAAAGTCTATTAGCAACAGGTTGTTATGAACAAAATGACAGTGGAATTACTAGATTTGGTAAACAAGCTATTGAGGAAATGAATAGAGTTGGAATGATTGTAGATATGTCTCATAGTGCTGAACGTTCAACACTTGAAGCAATTGACATTTCATCAAGACCTATTTGTATTTCACATGCAAACCCTACTTTTGCTCATGATGCTTTAAGAAATAAATCAAATGAAGTTATTAAATCATTGGCTTCAAGAGGTGGATTATTAGGTTTTTCTTTATATCCATTTCATTTACCAAATGGAAGTGCTTGTACTTTAGATGATTTCTGTGAAATGATAGCAAAAACAGCTGATTTAGTTGGTGTTGATCATTTAGGTATAGGAAGTGATTTATGTTTAAACCAACCACAAGAAGTTTTAGAGTGGATGAGAAATGGAAAATGGTCAAAAGCTATGGATTATGGAGAGGGTAATGCTTCAAATTCTGGATGGCCTGATGATTTATCTTGGTTTAAAGATGAGTTAGGAATGGAAAATATTTACAATGGTTTACTTAAATATGGATTTAAAGAGAAAGAAGCTAATCAAATTCTTGGCGGGAACTGGTATAGCTTCTTAAAAGACGGTTTAGAACCTAAAAGTTAA